The genomic stretch TGAATCGAACGCCTTGGTCTGCTGCGGAAAACTGGTGAAGAGATAGCCGAGGTCGAAGGTGCCGACCAACGGCACCAGATTGGCCGAGATCGATGAACCCGACACCATCAGGTCGATCACGCCGAGCTTGACCGAATTGATGACGTCGATTTCCTGGCCGAGCTGATTGTCGGGAAAGAAGGTGACGTCGACCTGCTCGGAAAGCCCGTTCGCCTTCAGGTTCTTGACCAGATTGTCATAGTAGACGCGGCCGTTGGCATATTTGGGATCGTTCGGCAGCGACGACGAGCATTTGAGTTTGAGCGTGGCGGCCTGGGCCTGCCCGATGACGGCTGGCGCGGCGGCGATCCAGGCGGTCGCGGCGATCGAAGATTGCAGAACGACGCGACGGCTGACCGGCTTCGACCTCATGATGCTCCTCCCGGGAACGGATTTTCTTTCGCCCGCCCTCTTGTCACGGCGGAGCTTGGCACTACTTTAATCATATTGTATGACTAAACGAATGACGTTTGCAAGAGTGGCTGTTTGCCCCGGCGCCCGTTCCAAAAGGCTTTCCGATGTTTCAAAGCTCCAATGCCCTGATCCGCAACGTTCACAGCCAGGTCGCGGACCGGGTCGGGATCAGCATCGTGCGTGGCGACGTCGGCGCCGGCGAAACCCTGCCGTCCGAAATGCAGATTTGCGAAATGATGGATGTCAGCCGGACGGTGGTGCGCGAAGTGATCCGGACTTTGACCGGCAAGGGCCTGGTTGAATCGCGCCCCAAGAGCGGAACGCGGGTGCGCCCGCCCCAGAAATGGAACCAGCTCGATCCGGATGTGCTGCGCTGGCGCCTCGAAACCGCAGATATGGACGACTACCTCGCCAAACTGTTTCAGCTGCGCTGCGCGGTCGAACCGGCAGCCGCGGCGCTGGCGGCGAGCCGCGCCGAAGAGGAAGACATCGCGCTGATCCGCACCGGCTACGAGGGGATGGCGTCGGCGAAACTCGACGAACAATTCGTGGCCGCCGACATCACATTCCATAAGGCGATCTACTTTGCAACGCGCAACGAGTTCTTCTGGCCGATCGCGCAGATGTTCGACATCACGCTGCGCCAGAGTTTTACCATCGCCGCCCGCGGTTCGCACCGCGCGCGGGCGCTGGTCGAGCATCACGCCGTGCTGGAAGCGATTGCAACGCGGAATGAAGAAGGCGCGCGCGAGGCGACCAATGTCCTGCTGAAAAATTC from Bradyrhizobium sp. Ash2021 encodes the following:
- a CDS encoding FadR/GntR family transcriptional regulator; protein product: MFQSSNALIRNVHSQVADRVGISIVRGDVGAGETLPSEMQICEMMDVSRTVVREVIRTLTGKGLVESRPKSGTRVRPPQKWNQLDPDVLRWRLETADMDDYLAKLFQLRCAVEPAAAALAASRAEEEDIALIRTGYEGMASAKLDEQFVAADITFHKAIYFATRNEFFWPIAQMFDITLRQSFTIAARGSHRARALVEHHAVLEAIATRNEEGAREATNVLLKNSADDLVRIRGREFTARPKG